A section of the Vibrio vulnificus CMCP6 genome encodes:
- a CDS encoding helix-turn-helix domain-containing protein, with product MDLSFDERLNFVLKDRKQTPWGKSLGFTGASISHIFSGGRIPGPEFLQAIRRAENVNLNWLLTGEGAPYIVEYYQSADALSDYVCAMLHEEEWVVHVCSYRGIACVVFTQPGQYEFKGKWIDYRIVHVVVGPGDEVLTNLLHDYHKGGGHIFVPELTEEERETVIQGQVGTYLMFEQMNPMLNTIRVETHITEIEFTGGERTEKPVDITIMRAVVRLVDDCEHTLGTSLTSDQRARVITAVYRQAERLKLTEEEIQATIETSFDVLSD from the coding sequence ATGGATCTTTCTTTTGATGAGCGTCTAAATTTCGTTCTTAAAGATAGAAAACAAACTCCATGGGGAAAGAGTTTGGGGTTTACTGGCGCTTCGATATCTCACATTTTTTCTGGCGGCAGAATTCCTGGCCCTGAGTTCCTCCAAGCCATCCGACGTGCCGAAAACGTTAACCTGAACTGGCTGCTGACGGGTGAAGGTGCGCCTTATATCGTTGAGTACTACCAATCTGCTGACGCTCTATCCGACTACGTCTGTGCCATGCTCCATGAAGAAGAGTGGGTGGTACATGTCTGCTCATACCGTGGAATTGCCTGCGTGGTGTTCACGCAACCAGGGCAATACGAGTTCAAAGGAAAATGGATTGATTACCGTATCGTCCACGTTGTGGTTGGCCCAGGTGATGAGGTGTTAACCAATCTGCTGCATGATTACCACAAAGGCGGTGGGCACATCTTCGTACCAGAATTGACCGAGGAAGAACGTGAAACTGTTATCCAAGGCCAAGTCGGTACTTACCTGATGTTTGAACAAATGAACCCGATGCTAAACACCATACGAGTAGAAACTCACATAACTGAAATTGAATTTACAGGTGGTGAACGCACAGAGAAGCCGGTGGATATCACCATCATGCGTGCCGTCGTTCGTCTGGTAGACGATTGCGAGCACACGCTAGGAACATCGCTCACCAGCGACCAACGAGCAAGAGTGATCACTGCTGTGTACCGTCAGGCGGAACGCCTCAAACTGACTGAAGAAGAGATACAAGCCACCATAGAAACATCCTTCGATGTATTAAGTGACTGA
- a CDS encoding helix-turn-helix domain-containing protein has product MKSQRLKQARKAAGLSREQVAKAMHKSPHTIKSWETTSRQPRTLREVERLCSILGITVSWYLTGQPPVKPIMPSEREQELLALFSGLSDEQQSAVLELIKVMG; this is encoded by the coding sequence ATGAAGAGCCAAAGATTAAAACAAGCGAGAAAGGCAGCGGGGTTATCCAGGGAGCAGGTTGCTAAGGCCATGCACAAATCTCCGCATACCATTAAATCCTGGGAAACCACCTCACGTCAGCCAAGAACGCTACGTGAGGTTGAACGCTTGTGTTCGATTTTGGGGATTACAGTGAGCTGGTATTTAACGGGCCAGCCTCCGGTGAAACCAATTATGCCCAGTGAACGAGAGCAGGAACTGCTAGCCCTGTTTTCAGGGCTAAGCGATGAACAGCAAAGTGCGGTGTTGGAGTTGATTAAGGTGATGGGGTAG